Proteins encoded together in one Gemmatimonadota bacterium window:
- the bamA gene encoding outer membrane protein assembly factor BamA — protein sequence MTDLTHMRDRLGKATALAAAFFAIMGLTSPTAVAAQAQPTVSVDTVVVEGNSERIQEQSIVALFGVQPGSEVTYRDIQRGMKQLMRSGQFKDVVIRVRGTSPVELVIQVEEQARVRTVQLNGLEHLSPREVRDTTGLRPGLPFNSQRILDAKAYIRSELAADGIPFVEITERIEQVPGEDNEVDIILDIVEGQRVTIAHMEFIGNEHFTDDQLRGAMSIKPEGFWWFRSGSFDQLRLAEDLSVKLPQLYSSRGFLDFHVLSDTVIVDPSTGKASLVIELDEGEQYRLGSFTVEGNRRFTSEELEGYFARRGGGILSSLGFGGGDEARGEEGEVFDYGAFQEAVQIAEERYRNEGYLYARITPIVDKVPSENGGPPTIDATWQITEGSPALVNRVTISGNEYTYEWVIRNQVFILPGDVYSQDRVLRSYQNISALGFFETPGPFPDIQPNEEGDVDITFNVVEKQTGSINFGTSLGGGVGLSGFIGYQQPNLFGQAKSGSLRWDFGRYLNSFEVSYTDPALFQSLVSGSLTLFNSRDRFFQFATGRRRRVGMSTRFGFPWPNSRVSRVFVGYGLSQTKYEQFSDSEDTSLFSRPPGVQSQLTLGLTRQTLDHPLFPTSGSRQNINIEANGGLLGGDGQFTRVLADANWWVPIGGSAMGEGGAPGGVRFALGLTLRAGAVFGDASAFPFDRFWMGGVQFGQNLRGYDETTITPLGYFPERAGGINDIDRLGDAFFSVTAEYALRLSGQIGISLFYDAGNVWRRPGEFDPTRMFRGAGLGLSLVTPFGPIGLDYAYGFDKTNPGWQLHFRMGPGF from the coding sequence GTGACGGACTTGACTCATATGCGAGACCGCCTCGGGAAGGCCACCGCTCTGGCGGCGGCCTTCTTCGCCATCATGGGGCTGACGTCTCCTACAGCTGTGGCCGCCCAGGCCCAACCGACCGTGTCCGTGGACACCGTAGTCGTGGAGGGCAACTCGGAGCGCATCCAGGAGCAGTCGATCGTGGCGCTCTTCGGTGTGCAGCCTGGCTCCGAGGTCACGTACCGGGACATCCAGCGCGGCATGAAGCAGTTGATGAGGAGCGGGCAGTTCAAGGACGTGGTGATTCGGGTCCGAGGCACGTCACCCGTGGAGCTGGTCATCCAGGTCGAGGAGCAGGCTCGGGTTCGCACCGTCCAGCTGAATGGGCTCGAGCATCTGTCGCCGCGCGAGGTCAGGGACACCACCGGGCTGAGGCCGGGCTTGCCGTTCAACTCGCAACGCATCCTCGACGCGAAGGCGTACATCCGGTCCGAGCTCGCAGCAGACGGCATTCCGTTCGTGGAGATCACCGAGCGGATTGAACAGGTCCCCGGAGAGGACAACGAAGTCGATATCATCCTCGACATCGTCGAGGGTCAGCGCGTGACGATCGCGCACATGGAGTTCATCGGGAACGAGCATTTCACCGACGACCAGTTGCGCGGCGCGATGTCCATCAAGCCCGAGGGCTTCTGGTGGTTCCGTTCCGGCAGTTTCGACCAGCTCCGGTTGGCCGAAGATCTCTCGGTGAAACTCCCGCAGCTTTACAGCAGCCGCGGTTTCTTGGACTTTCACGTCCTCTCGGACACGGTCATCGTCGATCCGAGCACGGGCAAGGCGAGCCTGGTCATCGAGCTCGACGAGGGTGAGCAGTACCGACTCGGCTCGTTCACGGTCGAAGGGAACCGTCGCTTCACCAGCGAGGAGCTCGAGGGCTATTTCGCGAGACGTGGGGGCGGCATCCTGAGCAGCCTCGGATTCGGGGGTGGCGACGAAGCACGGGGGGAGGAGGGGGAGGTCTTCGATTACGGGGCGTTCCAGGAGGCGGTCCAGATCGCTGAGGAGCGGTACCGGAACGAAGGGTATCTGTATGCCCGCATCACGCCGATCGTCGACAAGGTCCCCTCGGAGAACGGCGGGCCGCCGACGATCGACGCCACGTGGCAGATCACCGAGGGCTCGCCGGCGCTCGTGAACCGGGTAACGATCTCGGGCAACGAGTACACCTACGAGTGGGTGATCCGGAACCAGGTATTTATTCTGCCCGGTGACGTGTATAGCCAGGACCGGGTGTTGCGCAGCTACCAGAACATCTCTGCGCTGGGCTTCTTCGAGACGCCGGGGCCGTTCCCGGATATCCAACCGAACGAGGAGGGTGACGTCGACATCACCTTCAACGTGGTTGAAAAGCAGACCGGCTCCATCAACTTCGGCACCTCGCTCGGGGGCGGCGTAGGCCTCTCCGGCTTCATCGGATACCAGCAGCCCAACCTGTTCGGGCAGGCGAAGTCGGGCAGCCTGCGGTGGGACTTCGGTCGCTACCTGAACAGCTTCGAGGTGAGCTACACCGACCCGGCTCTCTTTCAGAGCCTCGTGTCGGGATCGCTGACGCTATTCAATTCGCGGGACCGCTTCTTCCAGTTCGCCACGGGCCGGCGACGCCGGGTGGGAATGAGCACGCGCTTCGGTTTCCCGTGGCCGAACTCGAGGGTTTCCCGGGTCTTCGTCGGTTATGGCTTGTCGCAGACGAAGTACGAGCAGTTCAGCGACTCCGAGGATACGTCACTATTCAGTCGTCCACCTGGCGTGCAAAGCCAGCTCACGCTGGGCCTTACCCGTCAAACGCTGGATCACCCGCTCTTCCCGACCAGCGGCTCACGCCAAAACATCAACATCGAAGCGAACGGCGGGCTGCTCGGTGGGGACGGCCAGTTCACGCGCGTGCTGGCCGACGCGAATTGGTGGGTCCCCATCGGCGGGAGCGCCATGGGCGAAGGAGGGGCTCCCGGTGGTGTGCGCTTCGCTCTCGGACTGACGCTCAGGGCTGGTGCCGTTTTCGGTGACGCGTCGGCGTTCCCCTTCGATCGGTTCTGGATGGGTGGTGTGCAGTTCGGCCAGAACCTGCGCGGGTACGACGAGACGACGATCACGCCCCTCGGCTACTTCCCTGAGCGCGCAGGGGGCATCAACGACATCGATCGGCTCGGCGACGCCTTCTTCAGCGTGACCGCCGAATACGCCCTACGGTTGAGCGGCCAGATCGGGATCTCGCTCTTCTACGATGCCGGTAATGTGTGGCGCAGGCCCGGCGAGTTCGACCCGACGCGCATGTTCCGCGGAGCGGGATTGGGCTTGTCGCTGGTGACCCCGTTTGGACCTATTGGGCTCGACTACGCGTATGGATTTGATAAGACGAACCCCGGATGGCAGCTCCACTTCCGTATGGGTCCGGGTTTCTAG
- a CDS encoding OmpH family outer membrane protein: MRRTSLASLALATLLSAGAAEAQTVKIGYINSTEIVQSAPGSAQAQAQFDAELQSAQEEIQRLQTELQNLDQQLQQQQLTLSPEAKANRQQQLQVRVQEFEQRTAQLQEQANTRRAELVQPIMDQITEVIEALREEGNYAMILDAAAGSIISADPALDLTQEVLRRLEAAAAAAPGGGQ; the protein is encoded by the coding sequence ATGAGACGCACTTCGCTCGCGTCCCTGGCTTTGGCCACCCTGCTTTCGGCGGGGGCTGCGGAGGCGCAGACGGTAAAGATCGGCTACATCAACTCTACTGAAATCGTGCAGAGCGCTCCCGGCTCGGCGCAAGCCCAGGCTCAGTTCGATGCCGAGTTGCAGTCGGCGCAGGAGGAGATCCAGCGCCTGCAGACCGAACTCCAAAACCTGGACCAGCAGCTACAGCAACAGCAGCTCACGCTCTCGCCAGAGGCCAAGGCGAACCGCCAGCAGCAGCTGCAGGTCAGGGTCCAGGAGTTCGAGCAGCGGACCGCGCAGCTCCAAGAGCAGGCAAACACGCGCCGAGCGGAGTTGGTTCAGCCGATCATGGACCAGATCACCGAAGTGATCGAGGCTCTGCGTGAGGAGGGCAACTACGCGATGATACTCGACGCCGCCGCCGGATCCATCATCTCGGCGGACCCGGCTCTGGATCTCACGCAGGAAGTTCTGCGTAGGCTCGAGGCCGCGGCGGCTGCAGCGCCCGGAGGGGGGCAGTAG
- the lpxD gene encoding UDP-3-O-(3-hydroxymyristoyl)glucosamine N-acyltransferase — protein sequence MPGLTLAEIAELVGGRLEGDGDTSIRGIGPVDEVSGEDQVAFLATKRYARFVPDSRAGAYLVASELESYVPEGVPCVVVDDAYPALCTVLAHFHPDPAWTSHVHSTAVIGKGVSLGEGIRIGPYAVIEAGAVIGDRTRIGAHCVVGRDTEIGRDCLFYPHVVVYHECSVGDRVILHSGVRVGSDGFGFTFVDGAHRKMPQVGRCIVEDDVEVGANSTLDRGSLGDTVIGKGSKLDNLVHMAHNVRVGALSLFAALVGVAGSVRIGQGVWMGGQVGVSNHLEIGDGARLAIATKLMRDVPAGETMSGHPARPHREQLKKQAHLGRIPKLVKRVERLESIVSELSGGTQP from the coding sequence GTGCCTGGACTGACGTTGGCTGAGATCGCCGAGCTGGTCGGGGGCCGGCTGGAGGGGGATGGCGACACGTCGATCCGCGGTATCGGACCCGTCGATGAGGTCAGCGGAGAAGATCAAGTCGCGTTTCTGGCCACGAAGCGGTACGCGCGTTTCGTGCCCGATTCCAGGGCTGGAGCCTACCTGGTAGCGTCTGAGCTCGAGTCCTACGTGCCGGAGGGCGTTCCTTGCGTCGTCGTCGACGACGCCTACCCGGCGCTGTGCACGGTGCTGGCGCACTTTCACCCCGATCCGGCGTGGACGTCGCATGTGCATTCCACGGCGGTGATCGGGAAGGGGGTCTCCCTCGGCGAGGGAATCCGGATCGGCCCGTATGCCGTGATCGAGGCTGGCGCGGTCATCGGCGATCGCACGCGGATCGGTGCCCACTGTGTAGTCGGCCGCGACACCGAGATCGGCCGCGACTGTCTCTTCTATCCGCACGTCGTCGTTTACCACGAGTGCTCGGTGGGCGATCGCGTGATTCTCCACTCGGGGGTACGCGTGGGGTCGGACGGCTTCGGCTTCACGTTTGTAGACGGGGCGCACCGCAAGATGCCGCAGGTCGGGCGCTGCATCGTCGAAGACGACGTCGAGGTCGGCGCCAACAGCACGCTGGACCGAGGATCCCTGGGGGACACGGTGATCGGGAAGGGCTCGAAACTCGACAACCTCGTGCACATGGCGCACAACGTCCGTGTCGGAGCCCTCTCGCTGTTCGCCGCACTGGTCGGCGTTGCGGGCTCCGTGCGCATCGGGCAGGGTGTGTGGATGGGTGGCCAAGTCGGGGTGAGTAACCACCTCGAGATCGGCGACGGAGCCCGCCTCGCGATCGCGACGAAGCTCATGCGAGATGTGCCCGCGGGAGAGACGATGTCGGGCCACCCAGCCCGCCCACACCGCGAGCAGCTGAAGAAACAGGCCCATCTCGGCCGCATTCCGAAGCTGGTGAAACGCGTCGAGCGATTGGAATCCATCGTTTCCGAACTGTCGGGCGGAACGCAGCCATGA
- a CDS encoding bifunctional UDP-3-O-[3-hydroxymyristoyl] N-acetylglucosamine deacetylase/3-hydroxyacyl-ACP dehydratase, producing the protein MSAPSQRTIAKEITLEGWGVHSGEAATLTFRAAGPGTGIRFRRVDLDGSPEVPARLDHVVDTELGTSLACGETKVLTVEHVMAALGALEIDNATLDLTGPEIPIRDGSFQDYFRALSDAVPVEQDAEARVISVGEPLTTDGDGGQSYVATRGSGLRVSATIDFEHDAIGRCFGSFSAAAGSFAVELAPARTFGFKADAEALHARGLALGASLENTVVLDDDGVMNDGLRFEDEFLRHKVGDIVGDLALIGARINAHVVAERPSHRGNVALAKAIAGQGRCSGRQPVVDITKIMEYLPHRYPMLLVDRITEYEQGKRIVGIKNVTINEPFFQGHYPGHPVMPGVLIIEAMAQVGGLLLIDHVENPEEKVVYFMSLNNVKWRRPVTPGDTIVFELELTRYRRHVCKMRGRAYVDGKLVAEADLMARVVDK; encoded by the coding sequence ATGAGCGCTCCCAGTCAGCGCACGATCGCGAAGGAGATCACGCTGGAAGGTTGGGGTGTGCATTCGGGTGAGGCCGCGACCTTGACGTTCCGTGCTGCCGGGCCTGGGACGGGCATCCGCTTCCGGCGTGTCGACCTCGACGGTTCGCCGGAAGTGCCGGCGCGGCTCGACCACGTGGTCGACACCGAGCTCGGTACGTCGCTCGCCTGCGGAGAGACCAAGGTGCTCACCGTGGAGCACGTCATGGCCGCGCTCGGCGCCCTCGAGATCGACAACGCGACACTCGATCTCACAGGGCCTGAGATTCCCATCCGAGACGGGTCGTTCCAAGACTACTTCCGCGCCCTGAGCGACGCCGTGCCGGTGGAGCAGGACGCCGAAGCTCGCGTCATCAGCGTTGGCGAGCCTTTGACCACCGACGGGGACGGGGGGCAATCGTACGTGGCCACGCGCGGATCAGGCCTCCGAGTCTCAGCCACGATCGACTTCGAGCACGACGCGATCGGGAGGTGCTTCGGCTCTTTTTCCGCGGCAGCCGGATCGTTCGCGGTCGAGCTTGCTCCGGCACGGACCTTCGGCTTCAAGGCGGATGCTGAAGCACTGCACGCGCGCGGGCTCGCGCTCGGCGCGTCGCTCGAGAACACCGTGGTGCTGGACGACGACGGAGTCATGAACGACGGCCTGCGCTTCGAGGATGAGTTCCTGCGCCACAAGGTTGGGGATATCGTCGGCGATCTCGCGCTCATCGGCGCGCGCATCAACGCTCACGTGGTGGCGGAGCGGCCAAGCCACCGTGGCAACGTAGCCCTCGCGAAAGCGATCGCCGGGCAGGGTCGGTGCTCTGGCCGGCAGCCGGTCGTCGATATCACCAAGATCATGGAGTACCTGCCGCATCGGTACCCGATGCTGCTGGTGGACCGCATTACGGAGTACGAGCAGGGCAAACGGATCGTCGGCATCAAGAACGTCACGATCAATGAGCCGTTCTTCCAAGGCCACTATCCGGGACATCCGGTGATGCCAGGCGTGCTCATCATCGAAGCGATGGCGCAGGTGGGCGGACTCTTGCTGATCGACCATGTGGAGAACCCCGAGGAAAAGGTTGTCTACTTCATGTCGCTCAACAACGTGAAGTGGCGGAGGCCGGTCACGCCCGGCGACACCATCGTCTTCGAGTTGGAGCTGACGCGGTACCGAAGGCATGTCTGCAAGATGCGGGGGCGTGCGTACGTCGATGGCAAGCTGGTTGCCGAGGCGGACCTAATGGCGAGGGTCGTCGACAAATGA
- the lpxA gene encoding acyl-ACP--UDP-N-acetylglucosamine O-acyltransferase → MSDVTVGTRGETEVHATALVDPAAELGQGVTIGPWALIGPRVRIGDGAEVGPRVLIERDTTVGEDCRIANGAVLGTDPQDLKFQGEESTLEVGARTVVREFATLNRGTSAAGRTVVGSDCLLMAYTHVAHDCELGNHVILSNAVNMGGHVVIEDWVTVGGLTPIHQFVRIGAHAFVGGGSRIPQDVPPYCRAAGNPPKLYGLNTVGLERRGFSEDVRKALKHAYRILFGSNLNLSQALERADEDVPAIPEVRHLLEFIRAGERGITL, encoded by the coding sequence ATGAGCGACGTCACCGTCGGAACACGAGGGGAGACCGAGGTCCATGCGACGGCGCTCGTGGATCCCGCGGCAGAGCTCGGCCAGGGCGTCACCATCGGCCCCTGGGCTCTGATCGGTCCGCGCGTGCGCATCGGGGACGGGGCGGAGGTCGGTCCGCGCGTGCTCATCGAGCGCGATACGACGGTGGGCGAGGACTGCCGCATCGCGAACGGAGCAGTACTCGGGACCGACCCACAGGATCTGAAGTTCCAGGGTGAGGAATCGACCCTGGAGGTAGGAGCCCGAACCGTTGTCCGCGAGTTCGCGACGCTCAACCGCGGGACCTCTGCGGCCGGCCGAACAGTTGTCGGCAGCGATTGCCTGCTCATGGCGTACACTCACGTCGCTCACGACTGCGAGCTCGGGAATCACGTGATCTTGTCGAACGCGGTGAACATGGGGGGGCACGTGGTCATCGAGGACTGGGTGACCGTCGGCGGCCTGACCCCGATCCATCAGTTCGTGCGCATCGGAGCACATGCTTTCGTGGGCGGAGGCTCCCGAATTCCACAGGACGTACCCCCTTACTGCCGCGCCGCGGGGAATCCGCCCAAGCTCTACGGGCTGAACACCGTCGGTCTGGAGCGGCGCGGATTCTCCGAGGACGTGCGCAAGGCGCTCAAGCACGCGTACCGCATTCTGTTCGGCTCGAACCTCAACCTGTCACAGGCGCTCGAACGAGCGGACGAGGATGTGCCTGCGATCCCCGAGGTGCGGCACCTCCTCGAGTTCATCCGTGCGGGCGAGCGCGGGATCACGCTCTAG
- the lpxB gene encoding lipid-A-disaccharide synthase, translating to MGGPGDSPTVLLLAGEASGDHHGAGVARALRRRLPNARLLGLGGPLMEREGVELLAGLEELAVMGFTEIVGRLEFFRELERRITDVVWSTDLVIAIDYPGFNMRIARVAHDAGRPVVYYIAPKVWASRPGRAKRLAAVTDHVAVIFPFEVEILEAAGATVDYVGNPLLDRPDDVVDSATFHETWGLDSARPILAILPGSRKQEIARHLALFLQAADSVRQSRPDVQPVISRASTLPRDLYEHVGFPVVDDTRALLRHARAGLVKSGTATLEAALEVTPFVVAYRMAPLSWEIVKRVLRVKNVSLPNLVAGADIVPELLQDDAVPERLAELLLPLLDDASPAYKKQIDGLSKIESLLGTPGASERVAELGIGLLRARA from the coding sequence GTGGGTGGGCCGGGGGACTCGCCGACCGTTCTCCTGCTCGCGGGCGAGGCGTCGGGGGACCACCATGGAGCTGGCGTCGCCCGGGCTTTACGTCGACGCCTTCCGAACGCCCGTCTGCTCGGTCTCGGTGGTCCACTCATGGAGAGGGAAGGTGTGGAGCTACTCGCCGGGCTCGAGGAGCTTGCGGTCATGGGTTTCACCGAGATCGTGGGCCGACTCGAGTTCTTTAGGGAGCTGGAGCGCCGCATCACGGACGTCGTTTGGTCGACGGATCTCGTTATCGCCATCGACTACCCGGGCTTCAACATGCGAATCGCCCGGGTCGCACACGACGCGGGCCGTCCGGTGGTCTACTACATCGCGCCGAAGGTGTGGGCGTCGCGCCCGGGACGAGCAAAGCGATTGGCGGCGGTGACGGACCACGTTGCCGTGATCTTCCCCTTCGAGGTGGAGATTCTCGAGGCGGCTGGCGCGACGGTCGACTACGTCGGCAACCCGCTGCTCGATCGGCCGGACGATGTGGTGGATTCGGCGACCTTCCACGAGACGTGGGGGCTGGACTCGGCTCGCCCCATCCTCGCCATCCTGCCGGGTTCCAGGAAGCAGGAGATCGCGCGGCACCTCGCGCTTTTCTTGCAGGCAGCGGATTCGGTCCGGCAGTCTAGGCCCGACGTGCAGCCCGTGATCTCCAGGGCCAGTACGCTGCCTCGGGATCTCTATGAACACGTCGGATTCCCGGTGGTGGACGATACCAGGGCGCTCCTGCGTCACGCGCGGGCTGGGCTCGTCAAGTCGGGGACTGCGACGCTGGAGGCCGCGCTCGAGGTGACTCCGTTCGTCGTGGCCTACCGCATGGCCCCTCTCTCGTGGGAGATCGTGAAGCGCGTGCTCCGCGTGAAGAACGTGTCGCTCCCGAACTTGGTGGCGGGCGCGGACATCGTGCCCGAGCTCCTCCAGGACGACGCGGTCCCCGAGCGCTTGGCGGAGCTGCTCCTCCCGCTCCTCGACGACGCCAGCCCGGCGTATAAGAAACAGATCGACGGGCTGTCGAAGATCGAGAGCCTCTTGGGAACGCCTGGCGCCTCAGAGCGCGTGGCGGAGCTCGGCATCGGGCTGCTCCGGGCACGCGCGTGA
- a CDS encoding lysophospholipid acyltransferase family protein: MSTDRKRNLIFETAGVLGTGLVAALFMTTRVERIGAENYRHFRREGKQVIFVFWHGQLLPLVHYHRREGIVVLVSEHADGEYITRVIERNGFGTVRGSSRRGATKGLKGLVRAAEGRTRPCPLTPDGPRGPVGVFKPGALAAAQLTGLPIIPLAVGASSGWRFRSWDGFLVPKPLSRIRLEYLPPRFVPRDAGRAELVRMSTEIGQDLNALTARLNAEGVVPPGESWKGESWPRESCPEE; the protein is encoded by the coding sequence GTGAGCACGGACCGCAAGCGCAACCTCATATTCGAGACGGCCGGCGTACTGGGCACGGGGCTCGTGGCCGCGCTCTTCATGACGACGCGCGTGGAGCGAATCGGGGCGGAGAACTACCGACACTTCAGACGGGAGGGAAAGCAGGTCATCTTCGTCTTTTGGCACGGTCAGCTCTTGCCGTTGGTCCACTATCACCGCCGGGAGGGGATCGTCGTGCTCGTGAGTGAGCACGCGGACGGCGAGTACATCACGCGGGTCATCGAGCGGAACGGCTTCGGGACCGTCCGTGGTTCGAGCAGACGTGGGGCCACCAAGGGCCTCAAGGGCCTCGTACGGGCCGCCGAGGGCCGGACACGACCTTGCCCACTGACCCCTGACGGTCCGAGGGGCCCCGTGGGCGTATTCAAGCCCGGAGCGTTGGCGGCTGCCCAGCTGACGGGGCTGCCGATCATTCCGCTCGCGGTGGGAGCTTCGTCCGGGTGGCGGTTCCGCAGCTGGGACGGCTTCCTGGTGCCCAAGCCGCTTTCCAGGATTCGACTCGAATACCTGCCGCCCCGCTTCGTTCCGCGCGACGCCGGCCGCGCGGAACTAGTACGCATGAGTACGGAGATAGGGCAGGACCTGAACGCACTCACCGCTCGGCTGAACGCCGAAGGGGTCGTTCCGCCCGGGGAGTCATGGAAAGGGGAGTCATGGCCGAGGGAGTCATGCCCGGAGGAGTGA
- a CDS encoding tetraacyldisaccharide 4'-kinase, whose translation MAEGVMPGGVKAALSLFARRWWAGEAGVPGYLLSGLLAPASWAYGLLVWMRNGAHERNGGQRVQGLCVISVGNLAVGGTGKTPFAAWMARFLSERGVPTAIVSRGYGHDELVLHRQWNPEVPVEADSDRIIAAARARDAGATVAVLDDGFQHRQLARDLDLVLLAAEDRFPGRLLPTGPYREPATSLARADVILVTRRTASSERALAILHRARDFAPSRPVGVVRLAPDGWRDLSGEQVAAPSGDALVVAAVARPDDFRENVAVLLRRDVALLAFPDHHEYSDGDVRRIVTAAGDRAVVMTEKDAVKLAPWASDLPGARVLTQRIVWESGREEVEMRISEAIGGFS comes from the coding sequence ATGGCCGAGGGAGTCATGCCCGGAGGAGTGAAAGCGGCGCTGTCCCTGTTCGCGCGCCGTTGGTGGGCGGGGGAGGCCGGCGTGCCCGGGTACCTGCTGTCCGGCCTGCTCGCGCCGGCTTCGTGGGCGTATGGACTGCTGGTGTGGATGAGGAATGGGGCGCACGAGCGAAATGGAGGACAGCGTGTTCAAGGCCTCTGCGTCATCTCAGTCGGCAACCTCGCGGTGGGCGGGACCGGAAAGACCCCCTTCGCCGCATGGATGGCCCGGTTTCTGAGCGAGCGCGGTGTGCCCACCGCGATCGTGTCACGCGGTTACGGTCACGACGAGCTCGTGCTGCACCGCCAATGGAACCCTGAGGTCCCGGTCGAGGCCGACTCGGATCGCATCATCGCAGCGGCGCGCGCGCGCGACGCCGGCGCGACCGTCGCGGTGCTGGACGACGGCTTTCAGCACCGCCAGCTGGCACGCGATCTCGACTTGGTCCTGCTAGCCGCAGAAGACCGGTTCCCAGGTCGGTTGCTCCCGACAGGCCCCTATCGGGAGCCGGCCACGTCGCTTGCTCGGGCCGACGTGATCCTGGTTACACGGCGTACCGCCTCCTCGGAACGAGCGCTCGCGATCCTGCACCGAGCACGTGACTTCGCGCCGTCGCGGCCAGTGGGCGTCGTACGACTCGCGCCCGACGGGTGGCGGGACCTGAGCGGCGAGCAGGTCGCCGCGCCCTCAGGCGATGCGCTCGTCGTGGCGGCAGTGGCCCGTCCAGACGACTTCCGCGAGAATGTCGCGGTGCTCTTACGGAGGGACGTCGCGCTGTTGGCGTTTCCCGATCATCACGAGTATTCCGACGGCGACGTCAGAAGAATCGTGACCGCGGCGGGTGACCGGGCGGTCGTCATGACCGAAAAGGACGCAGTGAAGTTGGCGCCGTGGGCGAGCGACCTTCCAGGGGCCCGTGTCCTGACGCAGCGCATCGTTTGGGAGTCGGGCCGTGAGGAGGTCGAAATGAGAATAAGCGAGGCGATCGGGGGATTCTCGTGA
- a CDS encoding 23S rRNA (pseudouridine(1915)-N(3))-methyltransferase RlmH, with product MRLLVVAVGKVKGPLAPVVAEYERRAARYWKLEVEEVDAGARLGSQDSEAVMTAEAGRLLARVPDELELIALTRGGKEMGSEELSGYLQERALRSAAGVAFVIGGAHGLAQDVLTKARRRLSLSAMTLPHEVARLVLAEQLYRAGTIARGEPYHKG from the coding sequence GTGAGGCTGCTGGTCGTCGCGGTGGGGAAAGTGAAGGGTCCGCTGGCGCCGGTCGTTGCGGAATACGAACGACGGGCCGCCCGCTACTGGAAGCTGGAGGTCGAAGAAGTGGACGCCGGAGCCCGGCTTGGCTCACAGGATTCGGAGGCGGTCATGACCGCCGAAGCGGGGCGCCTGCTGGCGCGGGTCCCGGACGAGTTGGAGCTGATTGCGCTGACGCGTGGAGGCAAAGAGATGGGTTCTGAGGAACTCTCGGGGTACTTGCAGGAACGAGCGCTCCGTTCGGCAGCCGGCGTGGCGTTCGTGATCGGTGGAGCGCACGGTCTCGCGCAAGACGTGCTCACGAAAGCTCGGAGACGACTATCGCTGTCTGCCATGACGTTACCGCACGAGGTCGCTCGCCTCGTCCTGGCCGAGCAACTCTATCGCGCGGGCACGATCGCCCGTGGCGAGCCGTACCACAAAGGCTGA